In one Lolium rigidum isolate FL_2022 chromosome 3, APGP_CSIRO_Lrig_0.1, whole genome shotgun sequence genomic region, the following are encoded:
- the LOC124695607 gene encoding uncharacterized protein LOC124695607: MSSPAVNLKPDLPLLPVAPLDGESGYLRWKESMLLRLHTLGLEHALRKKRPSGEELHPRDNALCRGHILATLSDRLLPVYAHHATARALWRALARTYELDMWDMSNSTKANAFRFDAGKPFLENLALLQALVAAGKLSDAMMEYYGFPPEVARKVHELAPNVPMNEIWKIARRQVVSDRMREIDRRIKHATDGQGSCSSDDSRPLKRGRQRRGLWASADVAAIVSASAAAFVADIEPAPPPVPN; the protein is encoded by the exons ATGTCGTCGCCGGCCGTCAACCTCAAGCCCGACCTGCCTCTGCTCCCCGTCGCGCCGCTGGACGGAGAGAGCGGATACCTCCGCTGGAAGGAGTCGATGCTGCTCCGCCTCCACACCCTCGGCCTGGAGCACGCGCTGCGCAAGAAGCGTCCCTCCGGCGAGGAACTGCATCCGCGCGACAACGCGCTGTGCCGCGGCCACATCCTCGCCACGCTCTCCGACCGCCTCCTCCCGGTGTACGCTCACCACGCCACCGCCCGTGCCCTCTGGCGCGCCTTGGCGCGCACCTACGAGCTGGACATGTGGGATATGTCCAACAGTACCAAGGCCAACGCGTTCCGGTTCGACGCGGGCAAGCCCTTCCTGGAGAACCTCGCGCTCCTACAGGCCCTGGTCGCCGCCGGAAAGCTCTCCGACGCCATGATGGAGTACTATGGCTTCCCGCCGGAGGTGGCACGGAAGGTCCACGAGCTAGCTCCCAATGTGCCTATGAACGAAATCTGGAAGATCGCTCGGCGACAGGTGGTGTCGGACAGGATGCGAGAAATTGATCGGCGCATTAAGCATGCAACAGACGGGCAAGGGAGTTGCTCCTCGGATGATTCTCGGCCCCTGAAACGAGGGAGGCAG CGGCGGGGGCTGTGGGCTAGTGCGGATGTGGCGGCCATAGTCAGCGCCTCAGCGGCGGCGTTCGTGGCCGATATCGAGCCCGCACCGCCGCCCGTTCCCAATTAG
- the LOC124702439 gene encoding ferredoxin--NADP reductase, root isozyme, chloroplastic, protein MATAAASQVAFSATAGSDRAVRSSGIQGTNNLSFGNKSWTGTALSCESKAAARRSHVRKVRCMAVQQSSKVSVVPLDLESAKEPPLNTYKPKGPYTATIVSVERAVGPNAPGETCHVVIDHGGNVPYWEGQSYGIIPPGENPKKPGNPQNVRLYSIASTRYGDSFDGKTASLCVRRAVYYDPETGKEDPSKNGVCSNFLCNSKPGDKIQLTGPSGKIMLLPETDPNATHIMIATGTGVAPYRGYLRRMFMEDVPNYRFGGLAWLFLGVANSDSLLYDEEFTSYLKQYPDNFRFDKALSREQKNKSGGKMYVQDKIEEYSDEIFKLLDGGAHIYFCGLKGMMPGIQDTLKKVAEQRGESWDQKLSQLKKNKQWHVEVY, encoded by the exons ATGGCGACCGCCGCTGCGTCCCAG GTGGCTTTCTCCGCGACCGCCGGCTCGGATCGCGCCGTCAGGAGCTCCGGAATCCAG GGCACCAACAATCTTAGCTTCGGCAACAAATCATGGACCGGCACCGCATTATCATGCGAGAGCAAGGCCGCGGCGCGACGGAGCCATGTCAGGAAGGTGCGCTGCATGGCGGTCCAGCAGTCGAGCAAGGTCTCCGTCGTGCCTCTCGACCTCGAGAGCGCCAAGGAGCCGCCGCTCAACACCTACAAGCCCAAGGGGCCGTACACGGCCACCATCGTCTCCGTCGAGCGGGCTGTCGGCCCTAACGCCCCGGGGGAGACGTGCCACGTTGTGATTGACCATGGTGGCAATGTACCGTACTGGGAGGGGCAGAGCTACGGGATCATTCCTCCG GGAGAGAACCCAAAGAAGCCTGGAAACCCACAGAATGTCCGCCTTTATTCTATTGCATCTACTAGGTATGGCGATTCATTTGATGGAAAGACTGCCAGTTTATGTGTTCGCCGTGCAGTCTATTATGATCCTGAAACTGGCAAGGAGGACCCCTCCAAGAACGGTGTCTGCAGTAATTTCTTGTGCAACTCAAAACCTGGGGACAAGATTCAGCTGACAG GTCCTTCTGGCAAAATCATGCTCCTCCCTGAGACCGATCCAAATGCAACCCATATCATGATTGCCACTGGCACCGGTGTTGCTCCCTACCGTGGGTACCTACGCCGTATGTTCATGGAAGATGTCCCAAATTACAGATTTGGTGGCCTTGCTTGGCTCTTCCTTGGTGTGGCTAATTCGGACAGCCTTCTTTATGATGAAGAGTTCACAAGCTACCTTAAGCAGTATCCAGACAATTTCAG GTTTGACAAAGCACTAAGTAGGGAGCAGAAGAACAAGAGTGGTGGCAAGATGTATGTCCAGGACAAGATTGAAGAGTACAGCGATGAGATTTTCAAGCTTTTGGATGGTGGAGCACACATCTACTTCTGCGGTTTGAAAGGAATGATGCCCGGGATTCAGGATACACTCAAGAAAGTGGCAGAGCAGAGAGGGGAGAGCTGGGATCAGAAGCTATCACAGCTCAAGAAGAACAAGCAATGGCATGTTGAGGTTTACTAG
- the LOC124698345 gene encoding CCR4-NOT transcription complex subunit 9-like isoform X1, whose amino-acid sequence MANLPPSLSVGPSFGAPSPPPPPPSSSSAAANAAANAAAGGRDRKMVSAEQLVLDLCDPELRENALLDLSKKREIFQDLAPLLWHSFGTVAALLQEIVSIYPSLSPPTLSPVASNRVCNALALLQCVASHPDTRIPFLNAHIPLYLYPFLNTTSKTRPFEYLRLTSLGVIGALVKVDDSEVIGFLLQTEIIPLCLRTMEMGSELSKTVATFIVQKILLDDIGLRYICATAERFFAVATVLAQMVQALAEQPSARLLKHIIRCYLRLTENARACAALNSCLPTVLKDGTFNSFLQQDDHVTRRWLQQLLHNMTVAGMAGGSSHAGGMGVGPAGMGGGSSHGGMGGGGPHAGLDHLMGL is encoded by the exons ATGGCGAATCTGCCGCCCTCCCTCTCCGTCGGGCCCTCCTTCGGCGCGCCCTCCCCACCACCTCCGCCGCCCTCGtcctcgtccgccgccgccaacgccgccgccaacgccgctGCCGGAGGGAGGGACCGCAAGATGGTGTCCGCGGAGCAGCTCGTGCTCGACCTCTGCGACCCGGAGCTGCGCGAGAACGCGCTCCTCGACCTCTCCAAG AAGCGAGAGATTTTTCAAGATCTGGCTCCACTCCTGTGGCACTCCTTTGGCACAGTTGCTGCACTACTCCAG GAGATTGTTTCAATCTACCCTTCACTTTCACCCCCGACTTTGTCGCCAGTTGCATCAAACCGTGTCTGCAATGCACTTGCACTTCTCCAG TGCGTTGCTTCACACCCTGATACCAGGATACCTTTCCTGAATG CTCACATCCCACTGTACCTGTACCCGTTCCTGAATACTACCAGCAAGACAAGGCCATTTGAGTACTTGAGGCTTACCAGCTTGGGTGTCATTGGTGCTCTTGTGAAG GTTGATGATTCTGAAGTAATTGGATTTCTGCTTCAAACTGAAATAATTCCTCTTTGTCTGCGTACTATGGAGATGGGCAGTGAACTTTCCAAAACA GTGGCCACCTTTATTGTTCAGAAGATCCTGCTTGATGACATTGGTCTGCGCTACATTTGCGCAACTGCTGAGCGTTTCTTTGCTGTGGCCACTGTCTTGGCTCAGATGGTCCAGGCACTGGCTGAACAGCCTTCTGCAAGGCTGCTGAAGCACATAATCCGCTGCTACCTGAGGCTGACAGAGAACGCGAG GGCATGTGCTGCGCTCAACAGCTGCCTCCCCACTGTGCTGAAAGATGGGACCTTCAACTCCTTCCTCCAG CAGGACGATCACGTGACTAGGCGCTGGCTTCAGCAGCTGCTGCACAACATGACTGTGGCCGGGATGGCTGGAGGAAGCTCTCACGCCGGCGGCATGGGTGTAGGCCCTGCTGGCATGGGGGGCGGGAGCTCCCACGGCGGCATGGGTGGAGGAGGCCCTCACGCGGGCCTTGACCACCTCATGGGGCTGTGA
- the LOC124698345 gene encoding CCR4-NOT transcription complex subunit 9-like isoform X2, translated as MANLPPSLSVGPSFGAPSPPPPPPSSSSAAANAAANAAAGGRDRKMVSAEQLVLDLCDPELRENALLDLSKKREIFQDLAPLLWHSFGTVAALLQEIVSIYPSLSPPTLSPVASNRVCNALALLQCVASHPDTRIPFLNAHIPLYLYPFLNTTSKTRPFEYLRLTSLGVIGALVKVDDSEVIGFLLQTEIIPLCLRTMEMGSELSKTVATFIVQKILLDDIGLRYICATAERFFAVATVLAQMVQALAEQPSARLLKHIIRCYLRLTENARACAALNSCLPTVLKDGTFNSFLQDDHVTRRWLQQLLHNMTVAGMAGGSSHAGGMGVGPAGMGGGSSHGGMGGGGPHAGLDHLMGL; from the exons ATGGCGAATCTGCCGCCCTCCCTCTCCGTCGGGCCCTCCTTCGGCGCGCCCTCCCCACCACCTCCGCCGCCCTCGtcctcgtccgccgccgccaacgccgccgccaacgccgctGCCGGAGGGAGGGACCGCAAGATGGTGTCCGCGGAGCAGCTCGTGCTCGACCTCTGCGACCCGGAGCTGCGCGAGAACGCGCTCCTCGACCTCTCCAAG AAGCGAGAGATTTTTCAAGATCTGGCTCCACTCCTGTGGCACTCCTTTGGCACAGTTGCTGCACTACTCCAG GAGATTGTTTCAATCTACCCTTCACTTTCACCCCCGACTTTGTCGCCAGTTGCATCAAACCGTGTCTGCAATGCACTTGCACTTCTCCAG TGCGTTGCTTCACACCCTGATACCAGGATACCTTTCCTGAATG CTCACATCCCACTGTACCTGTACCCGTTCCTGAATACTACCAGCAAGACAAGGCCATTTGAGTACTTGAGGCTTACCAGCTTGGGTGTCATTGGTGCTCTTGTGAAG GTTGATGATTCTGAAGTAATTGGATTTCTGCTTCAAACTGAAATAATTCCTCTTTGTCTGCGTACTATGGAGATGGGCAGTGAACTTTCCAAAACA GTGGCCACCTTTATTGTTCAGAAGATCCTGCTTGATGACATTGGTCTGCGCTACATTTGCGCAACTGCTGAGCGTTTCTTTGCTGTGGCCACTGTCTTGGCTCAGATGGTCCAGGCACTGGCTGAACAGCCTTCTGCAAGGCTGCTGAAGCACATAATCCGCTGCTACCTGAGGCTGACAGAGAACGCGAG GGCATGTGCTGCGCTCAACAGCTGCCTCCCCACTGTGCTGAAAGATGGGACCTTCAACTCCTTCCTCCAG GACGATCACGTGACTAGGCGCTGGCTTCAGCAGCTGCTGCACAACATGACTGTGGCCGGGATGGCTGGAGGAAGCTCTCACGCCGGCGGCATGGGTGTAGGCCCTGCTGGCATGGGGGGCGGGAGCTCCCACGGCGGCATGGGTGGAGGAGGCCCTCACGCGGGCCTTGACCACCTCATGGGGCTGTGA